The following are from one region of the Thermococcus cleftensis genome:
- a CDS encoding LPXTG cell wall anchor domain-containing protein: MRKLLAITLLTLMLLSAVPIRAGEAQIRPYVYEPTVPDTAFAVLALYRTGDYGKVLEGCEWLMAIRTPFDSWGFASGEEHEAKYTAMAMLALMRGENIARGRYGKTLNSAAYWLIYKQNPDGSWNDYTDTALALIALREFVDGGYINETLVGFRKQVEEAINRAQGWLMGTEPGTDTERIFGYMALGEREKLREMEVEGEMKAYRAFALAYLGEEVELSGDFDSTVAVAMALYATGDEKYREELLKREHFGFWGVLHYRVLDLLSVSKIKGFEELRPIACPYLSKINPTDDWERVILADYRLLCNETPELPSGISGLLPWQVAELARVKALMGLDYDDEVDYLLSTGKGGVWRDFYNTEYVVEVFRFLNVSYNYSPSLDYLSRNLTWMRETTDPKTGNPVYYNVPTYYFAYGVIVFSEFGMDRELNETLSLLAERQYPNGAFPYTQGSIAGITSTARVAWALQEAGLEDSEIYERAVSFLRNLLYAEIPGPEVEGETAKLANATFLLVRDGFYIGNATGKAVVGGLDGYVVIYPSKNPLAITAYGVNGFRATEPETGEGKTAYLYIGAGVLLISLAGIVVLRGRRKGKK; encoded by the coding sequence GTGAGGAAGCTTCTGGCAATAACCCTGCTCACGCTCATGCTTTTATCCGCCGTGCCGATTCGCGCTGGAGAGGCTCAAATCAGGCCCTACGTCTACGAGCCTACCGTCCCGGACACAGCCTTTGCAGTTCTGGCCCTTTACAGAACTGGAGACTACGGAAAGGTTCTGGAGGGCTGCGAGTGGCTGATGGCGATAAGGACGCCCTTCGACTCCTGGGGCTTCGCCAGCGGGGAGGAGCACGAGGCCAAGTACACGGCCATGGCGATGCTCGCGTTGATGAGGGGCGAAAACATCGCCCGCGGCAGGTACGGCAAGACCCTCAACAGCGCCGCATACTGGCTGATATACAAGCAGAACCCTGACGGCTCCTGGAACGACTACACCGACACGGCACTGGCGTTAATAGCTCTCAGGGAGTTCGTTGATGGGGGCTACATCAACGAGACCCTCGTGGGCTTCAGGAAGCAGGTGGAAGAGGCCATAAACCGCGCCCAGGGCTGGCTGATGGGAACCGAGCCCGGGACAGATACGGAGCGGATATTTGGCTACATGGCGCTCGGTGAAAGGGAGAAGCTCAGGGAGATGGAAGTGGAAGGCGAGATGAAAGCCTACCGCGCCTTCGCCCTCGCCTACCTCGGCGAGGAGGTTGAGCTTAGCGGGGACTTTGACTCCACAGTCGCCGTGGCAATGGCACTCTACGCGACGGGAGATGAGAAGTACCGCGAGGAACTGCTCAAGAGGGAGCACTTCGGCTTCTGGGGCGTCCTTCACTACCGCGTCCTTGATCTGTTGAGCGTTTCCAAAATCAAGGGCTTTGAGGAGCTCCGTCCCATAGCCTGCCCGTACCTCTCCAAGATAAACCCCACCGACGACTGGGAAAGGGTAATCCTGGCAGACTACCGCCTTCTCTGCAACGAGACCCCCGAGTTGCCCTCCGGCATCTCAGGCCTTCTTCCCTGGCAGGTGGCGGAGCTCGCGAGGGTTAAGGCCCTCATGGGCTTGGACTACGACGACGAGGTGGACTACCTCCTCTCAACTGGAAAGGGCGGCGTCTGGAGGGACTTCTACAACACCGAATACGTTGTGGAGGTTTTCAGGTTCCTCAACGTAAGCTACAACTACTCCCCCTCGCTGGACTATCTCAGTAGGAACCTGACGTGGATGCGCGAAACTACTGACCCGAAAACCGGGAACCCAGTCTATTACAACGTGCCGACCTACTACTTCGCCTACGGGGTCATAGTTTTCAGCGAGTTCGGAATGGATAGGGAGCTCAACGAAACCCTGAGCCTGCTTGCGGAGAGGCAGTATCCCAACGGGGCCTTCCCCTACACCCAGGGTTCTATAGCCGGGATTACCTCGACGGCAAGGGTCGCCTGGGCGCTTCAGGAAGCGGGGCTTGAGGACTCTGAGATTTACGAGAGGGCGGTCTCGTTCCTCAGGAACCTTCTCTACGCGGAGATACCCGGCCCGGAGGTGGAGGGCGAAACGGCGAAACTGGCCAACGCCACCTTCCTGCTCGTGAGGGACGGTTTTTACATCGGCAACGCAACGGGGAAGGCAGTGGTTGGGGGCCTGGACGGCTACGTCGTCATTTACCCGTCGAAGAACCCCCTGGCAATAACCGCCTACGGGGTCAATGGATTCCGCGCCACCGAACCTGAGACGGGGGAAGGAAAAACGGCCTACCTCTACATCGGGGCCGGAGTCCTGCTGATTAGCCTGGCCGGGATCGTGGTCCTGAGAGGCAGGAGAAAGGGGAAGAAGTAA
- the bpsA gene encoding N(4)-bis(aminopropyl)spermidine synthase, with the protein MIEIVEKVKEKTSIPVYERTIENVLSAVQASGDVWRIVDLSEEPLPLVVAVITALHELGYVAFDGPNVVLTQSGRKLVEKYGIGARKDYTCSHCEGKTVELDAFSDLLEQFREIVKDRPQPKHDFDQAYVTPETTVARIALMHTRGDLENKEVFVLGDDDLTSIALMLSGLPKRIAVLDIDERLVKFIEKTADELGYENIEMFTFDLREPLPDYALHKFDTFITDPPETVEAIRAFVGRGIATLKGPGCAGYFGITRRESSLDKWREIQRLLLNEFNVVITDIIRNFNEYVNWGYEEETRAWKLLPVKVRPSYNWYKSYMFRIQTLEGSKGFEERITVGDELYNDEEASTT; encoded by the coding sequence ATGATCGAGATAGTGGAGAAGGTTAAGGAGAAGACGAGCATTCCGGTTTACGAGAGAACCATCGAGAACGTTCTGAGCGCAGTTCAGGCCAGCGGTGACGTCTGGAGGATAGTGGATCTCAGTGAGGAGCCGCTTCCGCTCGTCGTGGCGGTCATAACGGCGCTCCACGAGCTTGGCTACGTCGCCTTCGACGGTCCGAACGTCGTCCTCACCCAGAGCGGCAGGAAGCTGGTGGAGAAGTACGGGATCGGCGCGAGGAAGGACTACACCTGCTCCCACTGCGAGGGTAAGACGGTCGAATTAGATGCCTTCAGCGACCTGCTCGAGCAGTTCAGGGAGATAGTGAAGGACCGCCCGCAGCCGAAGCACGACTTCGACCAGGCCTACGTTACGCCAGAAACCACCGTGGCGAGGATAGCCCTGATGCACACGAGGGGAGACCTTGAAAACAAGGAGGTCTTCGTTCTCGGCGACGACGACCTGACCAGCATAGCCCTCATGCTCTCCGGCCTGCCGAAGAGAATAGCTGTCCTCGACATTGACGAGAGGCTCGTGAAGTTCATCGAGAAAACTGCAGATGAACTCGGCTACGAGAACATCGAGATGTTCACCTTCGATCTCAGGGAGCCACTCCCGGACTACGCGCTCCACAAGTTCGACACCTTCATAACCGACCCGCCCGAGACCGTTGAGGCGATAAGGGCCTTCGTCGGCAGGGGGATAGCGACGCTTAAAGGGCCCGGCTGCGCCGGCTACTTCGGCATAACGAGGCGCGAGAGCTCACTCGACAAGTGGCGCGAGATCCAGAGGTTGCTCCTCAACGAGTTCAATGTTGTCATCACCGACATAATCAGGAACTTCAACGAGTACGTGAACTGGGGCTACGAGGAGGAGACGCGCGCCTGGAAGCTCCTGCCGGTCAAGGTCAGGCCGAGCTACAACTGGTACAAGAGCTACATGTTCAGGATCCAGACGCTCGAGGGCTCGAAGGGCTTTGAGGAGAGGATCACCGTCGGCGACGAGCTCTACAACGACGAGGAAGCTTCAACCACCTGA
- a CDS encoding metal-sulfur cluster assembly factor codes for MVTKEEVEKIVNEIVDGKFVRSIEVNDKGDVTVTLAKDTPDIDNVLIRLHSELGKLEGIGLITINREREVQDGGENVKLTEDMILEKLKEVIDPEIGIDVVNLGLIYEVKVRPDNTVYVKMTMTTPGCPMTMWILRAVEDKILEIPGVKDAEIELTFDPPWTPDRISPEYKKRLGLY; via the coding sequence ATGGTCACGAAGGAAGAAGTCGAAAAGATCGTTAATGAGATAGTCGATGGGAAGTTTGTCAGATCCATCGAGGTGAACGATAAGGGGGACGTTACAGTCACGCTCGCCAAGGACACTCCAGATATAGACAACGTCCTCATAAGGCTCCACTCGGAACTTGGGAAGCTCGAGGGAATCGGCTTGATAACCATCAACCGCGAGCGCGAAGTTCAGGACGGCGGCGAAAACGTTAAGCTCACGGAGGACATGATCCTTGAGAAGCTCAAGGAGGTTATCGACCCAGAGATCGGAATCGACGTGGTGAACCTCGGCCTCATCTACGAGGTTAAGGTTAGGCCTGACAACACCGTCTACGTCAAGATGACGATGACCACTCCCGGTTGTCCGATGACTATGTGGATATTAAGGGCCGTCGAGGACAAGATACTGGAGATCCCCGGCGTCAAGGACGCCGAAATCGAACTAACATTCGACCCGCCCTGGACGCCCGACAGGATAAGTCCCGAGTACAAGAAGAGGCTGGGCCTTTACTGA
- a CDS encoding ferredoxin gives MAWKVRVDQDVCIGDAICASLCPDIFEMNDEGKSVVIVEVIEDENLYNCAVEAAEACPVSCIYIEEA, from the coding sequence ATGGCTTGGAAGGTTAGGGTTGACCAGGACGTTTGTATCGGAGACGCCATCTGTGCCAGCCTCTGCCCGGACATCTTCGAGATGAACGATGAGGGCAAGAGCGTTGTCATCGTCGAGGTTATTGAGGACGAGAACCTCTACAACTGCGCCGTCGAGGCCGCCGAGGCCTGCCCGGTCAGCTGCATTTACATCGAGGAGGCCTGA
- a CDS encoding nicotinate phosphoribosyltransferase, producing MRDFYIAHEEDIKAGKTTDVYFIRTRKILVEKGIHRKVFADITTTGLPKGWKWGVLAGIEEVAKLLEGLPVNVYAMREGTIFHPYEPVMQIEGYYEEFGIYETALLGMLSQASGIATAALRVKIAANFKPVYSFGIRHMHPAIAPMIDRSAFIGGCDGVSGVLGAEMMGEKPVGTMPHALILTVGDQVKAWKYFDEVVEPEVPRTALVDTLCDEKFEALMAAEALGERLTAVRLDTPGSRRGNFRRIIEEVRWELDLRGYNWVKIFVSGGLNEDSIREIVDVADAFGVGSAIASAKPVDFSLDIVEVEGKPITKRGKLSGRKQIYRCENGHYHRVPADKKLEKCPVCGAKVEPLLKPLIENGEIVADLPKAREIREYVLEQAEKFGLSLE from the coding sequence ATGAGGGATTTCTACATCGCCCACGAGGAGGATATAAAAGCCGGAAAGACCACCGACGTTTACTTCATCAGGACGCGGAAGATACTAGTCGAGAAAGGCATTCACAGGAAGGTTTTCGCCGACATAACCACGACGGGACTTCCAAAGGGCTGGAAGTGGGGTGTTCTGGCGGGAATCGAGGAGGTTGCCAAGCTCCTTGAAGGCCTGCCGGTGAACGTCTACGCGATGAGAGAAGGCACGATATTCCACCCCTACGAGCCGGTTATGCAGATCGAGGGTTACTACGAGGAGTTCGGGATTTATGAAACCGCTTTACTCGGCATGCTCAGCCAGGCGAGCGGCATAGCCACCGCGGCACTGAGGGTGAAGATAGCGGCCAACTTCAAGCCGGTCTACTCCTTCGGCATAAGGCACATGCACCCTGCCATCGCTCCGATGATAGACCGCTCGGCCTTCATAGGCGGCTGCGACGGTGTGAGCGGAGTCCTCGGCGCGGAGATGATGGGAGAAAAGCCCGTCGGGACGATGCCGCACGCGCTGATCCTCACGGTTGGCGACCAGGTCAAGGCCTGGAAGTACTTCGACGAGGTGGTTGAACCAGAAGTCCCGAGAACTGCTTTGGTGGACACGCTGTGCGACGAGAAGTTCGAGGCCCTAATGGCGGCTGAAGCTTTGGGAGAGAGGCTCACCGCCGTCAGGCTCGACACTCCAGGCTCAAGGAGGGGCAACTTCAGGCGCATCATAGAGGAGGTTCGCTGGGAGCTCGACCTGAGGGGCTACAACTGGGTTAAGATATTCGTGAGCGGTGGCCTGAACGAGGATAGCATAAGGGAGATAGTTGACGTAGCCGATGCCTTCGGCGTGGGCTCAGCGATAGCGAGCGCGAAACCCGTGGACTTCTCCCTTGACATAGTCGAGGTTGAGGGGAAGCCCATCACCAAGCGCGGCAAGCTGAGCGGGAGGAAGCAGATCTACCGCTGTGAGAACGGCCACTACCACAGGGTTCCAGCGGATAAAAAGCTGGAAAAGTGCCCTGTCTGCGGTGCAAAGGTCGAACCGCTCCTCAAACCGCTCATCGAGAACGGCGAGATCGTTGCAGATCTTCCGAAGGCGAGGGAGATACGGGAATACGTTCTGGAGCAGGCGGAGAAGTTCGGGCTTAGCCTGGAGTGA
- a CDS encoding SDR family NAD(P)-dependent oxidoreductase has product MNMVTLKPLNELVSLKGRRALITGAASGIGRAAAIRFAEAGADLELVDLNESGLEETKALAEEFGVSVSTHRVDLSRKIEIDALWKELEGNEPDILVNNAGVYWFRDFTEVDEGFYEKVMEINLHSVFWMCQHFVRARKDKGGVIINVSSIEAFLPFARGLAHYDAAKLGVVALTRAIARDYGKKIRANVIVPGGIETEGVKRLKKEAIMKLDVEKISISFNFNARLPMGRFGQPDEVARVMLFLASDLASYINGAVIPVDGGFLST; this is encoded by the coding sequence ATGAACATGGTGACCCTGAAACCTCTAAACGAACTCGTCTCCCTGAAGGGGAGAAGGGCACTCATAACCGGGGCCGCTTCAGGGATAGGCCGCGCGGCGGCGATTAGATTTGCCGAGGCCGGGGCGGATTTAGAACTCGTGGATCTCAACGAGTCCGGGCTGGAGGAGACGAAGGCCCTCGCGGAGGAGTTCGGGGTGAGCGTTAGCACCCACCGCGTTGACCTCTCCAGGAAAATTGAGATAGACGCGCTCTGGAAGGAATTGGAGGGCAACGAGCCGGACATACTCGTCAACAACGCCGGCGTCTACTGGTTCAGGGACTTCACGGAGGTCGATGAGGGCTTCTACGAAAAGGTCATGGAGATAAACCTCCACTCCGTCTTCTGGATGTGCCAGCACTTCGTCAGGGCGCGAAAGGATAAAGGCGGCGTCATCATCAACGTCAGCTCGATAGAGGCGTTCCTGCCCTTCGCGAGGGGCCTTGCCCACTACGACGCGGCCAAGCTTGGCGTTGTGGCGCTGACGAGGGCGATAGCGAGGGACTACGGGAAGAAAATCAGGGCGAACGTTATAGTCCCCGGTGGGATAGAGACCGAGGGCGTGAAGAGGCTCAAGAAGGAGGCGATAATGAAGCTCGACGTGGAGAAGATAAGCATATCCTTCAACTTCAACGCGCGCCTCCCGATGGGCCGCTTCGGTCAGCCGGACGAGGTGGCGAGGGTGATGCTCTTCCTCGCGAGCGACCTTGCCAGCTATATCAACGGAGCCGTGATCCCCGTGGACGGCGGCTTTCTCTCAACCTAG
- a CDS encoding MBL fold metallo-hydrolase, which translates to MRVVPLASESLGVRSLATFVEARGIKILIDPGVALGPKRYGLPPAKIELETLQKMRRKLQGYARKADVVTISHYHYDHHTPFFEGLYESSSEEYAKEIYSGKLLFIKHPKENINFSQRKRAWAFLKKAEPIAEKIEFADGRKFDLGGVRLEFSPAVPHGSEGSRLGFVVMTLIDDGSERVIHASDIQLLNRKAVEWIIEKVPDLLVTGGPPTYLGKRAEGSWEAGIKNLNEIIRETGAEIILDHHIVRDRNYPRFFDELEERPKTFAAYLKVEDRPLEAYRRELHKREGGEKVELPFRLG; encoded by the coding sequence ATGAGAGTTGTTCCACTCGCGTCAGAAAGCCTCGGCGTGAGGAGCCTGGCAACGTTTGTAGAGGCCAGAGGAATAAAAATCCTCATCGACCCCGGTGTGGCCCTCGGGCCGAAGCGCTACGGCCTGCCGCCGGCTAAGATAGAGCTTGAAACCCTCCAGAAAATGAGGAGGAAGCTCCAGGGCTACGCGAGGAAAGCGGACGTGGTGACCATCTCTCACTACCACTACGACCACCACACGCCCTTCTTCGAGGGTCTCTACGAGAGCTCGAGCGAGGAGTATGCCAAAGAAATCTACTCGGGAAAGCTCCTCTTCATCAAGCACCCTAAAGAAAACATCAACTTCAGCCAGAGAAAGCGCGCCTGGGCCTTCCTCAAGAAGGCGGAGCCGATAGCAGAGAAGATAGAGTTCGCGGACGGGAGAAAATTTGACCTCGGCGGGGTTAGGCTTGAGTTCTCACCGGCGGTTCCCCACGGGAGCGAAGGTTCCAGGCTCGGCTTCGTTGTGATGACGCTCATTGACGACGGCTCTGAGAGAGTAATCCACGCGAGCGATATTCAGCTCCTCAACAGAAAAGCGGTGGAGTGGATAATCGAGAAAGTTCCAGACCTGCTCGTAACCGGTGGCCCGCCGACATACCTCGGTAAGCGCGCCGAGGGAAGCTGGGAGGCGGGCATTAAAAACCTCAACGAGATAATCCGCGAAACAGGGGCGGAGATAATCCTCGACCATCACATAGTGAGGGACAGGAACTACCCGCGCTTTTTCGACGAGCTGGAGGAGAGGCCCAAGACCTTCGCCGCCTACCTGAAGGTCGAGGACAGGCCGCTAGAAGCCTACAGGAGGGAGCTTCACAAAAGGGAAGGGGGCGAAAAGGTGGAACTGCCCTTCAGGCTAGGTTGA
- the gltA gene encoding NADPH-dependent glutamate synthase, whose amino-acid sequence MAKPKIIKERVPTPERPVEERIKSFVEVNLGYDFASAVKEAERCIQCPPEYAPCIKGCPVHINIPGFLKALRENADNPDEAVKNALRIIWNDNTLPAVTGRVCPQEEQCEAPCVMGKVGDPINIGKLERFVADYAREKGIDEELLGEFMAETNGKGKVAVVGAGPAGLTCALELAKLGYKVTIFEALHEAGGVLVYGIPEFRLPKEILKAELDKLEKLGVEVKTNYIVGKTVTVEELLQEYDAVFIGTGAGTPKLLNIPGILLDRIYSANEFLTRVNLMKAYKFPEYDTPIAVGKKVIVIGAGNTAMDAARSALRLGAEVTIAYRRGREDMTARIEEIAHAEEEGVKFEFFLTPVEFLGENGKVKAVRFMKMRPLEERDSRGKRKIEPTGEYVTLEADTVIIAIGLEPNRILVEASGFEANPDGTLVVDENLMTSIPGVFAGGDAIRGEATVILAMGDGKKAAKAIDEYIRSRKANS is encoded by the coding sequence ATGGCAAAGCCAAAGATCATCAAGGAGCGCGTTCCGACGCCGGAGAGGCCCGTTGAGGAGCGCATTAAGAGTTTCGTCGAGGTCAACCTCGGCTACGACTTCGCGTCGGCGGTTAAGGAGGCGGAGCGTTGCATACAGTGTCCGCCGGAGTACGCCCCATGTATCAAGGGCTGTCCCGTTCACATCAACATTCCCGGCTTCCTGAAGGCCCTCCGCGAGAACGCAGACAATCCGGACGAGGCCGTTAAGAACGCCCTGCGCATTATATGGAACGACAACACCCTGCCGGCCGTTACAGGAAGGGTCTGCCCGCAGGAGGAGCAGTGTGAGGCCCCGTGTGTCATGGGAAAAGTGGGGGACCCCATAAACATCGGCAAGCTTGAGCGCTTCGTGGCCGACTACGCCCGCGAGAAGGGCATAGACGAGGAACTCCTCGGTGAATTCATGGCCGAAACAAACGGAAAAGGAAAGGTCGCCGTCGTCGGCGCCGGGCCGGCTGGACTCACCTGCGCCCTCGAACTTGCAAAGCTGGGTTATAAAGTGACCATCTTTGAGGCCCTCCACGAGGCCGGTGGAGTTCTTGTGTACGGAATTCCGGAATTCAGGCTTCCGAAGGAGATTCTCAAGGCCGAGCTTGACAAGCTGGAAAAGCTAGGCGTTGAGGTCAAGACCAACTACATCGTGGGCAAGACCGTTACCGTTGAAGAGCTCCTCCAGGAGTACGACGCCGTCTTCATCGGCACCGGAGCTGGAACGCCGAAGCTCCTCAACATACCCGGAATCCTCCTCGACAGGATTTACAGCGCCAACGAGTTCCTGACGAGGGTAAACCTCATGAAGGCCTACAAGTTCCCCGAGTACGACACGCCGATAGCCGTCGGGAAGAAGGTCATAGTGATAGGCGCCGGAAACACGGCAATGGACGCGGCGCGCTCCGCGCTCAGGCTCGGGGCTGAAGTTACCATCGCCTACCGCCGCGGAAGGGAGGACATGACCGCGAGGATAGAGGAGATAGCGCACGCCGAAGAGGAGGGAGTTAAGTTCGAGTTCTTCCTCACGCCGGTCGAGTTCCTTGGTGAGAACGGCAAGGTAAAGGCGGTCAGGTTCATGAAGATGCGCCCGCTGGAGGAACGCGACAGTCGCGGAAAGAGGAAGATAGAGCCGACCGGCGAGTACGTTACCCTTGAGGCCGACACCGTCATCATAGCCATCGGCCTTGAGCCGAACAGGATACTCGTTGAGGCCAGCGGATTTGAAGCCAACCCTGACGGAACGCTCGTTGTGGACGAGAACCTCATGACGAGCATTCCGGGAGTCTTCGCTGGCGGTGACGCGATAAGGGGAGAGGCAACCGTTATCCTGGCGATGGGCGACGGAAAGAAGGCCGCGAAGGCGATAGACGAGTATATAAGGTCCAGAAAGGCGAACTCGTGA
- a CDS encoding sulfide/dihydroorotate dehydrogenase-like FAD/NAD-binding protein, with protein sequence MYRITAKEELDVRDFFMEVEAPHVARAWKPGQFVVLMIHEKGERIPMSIYYADRETGRIGMFIRRHGKTTFDLWDNFDVGDSLYAVAGPLGTPIEVKHYGNVVFVSDAVCGQAENYATLKAMKEAGNYTISIQTFEDKAHSYPEKFLAKPVADEHYLTTEDGSRGIKGHYLDVLKELIEKDKVDIVFGGGKLGSLKKLAELTKEYGIPTIVTVRQIMVDGTGMCGSCRILYDGEIKFACRDGPMFDAHKVDWDDVIRRDSRFVREQEIAKKHYLESKGVV encoded by the coding sequence ATGTACCGGATAACTGCCAAAGAAGAACTCGACGTTAGGGACTTCTTCATGGAGGTCGAGGCACCGCACGTGGCAAGAGCCTGGAAACCGGGCCAGTTTGTCGTTTTGATGATACATGAGAAGGGCGAAAGGATTCCCATGTCCATCTACTATGCCGACAGGGAGACCGGAAGGATAGGCATGTTCATCAGGAGGCACGGGAAGACCACCTTCGACCTCTGGGACAACTTCGACGTTGGAGACTCCCTCTACGCCGTTGCGGGACCGCTCGGAACGCCGATCGAGGTCAAGCACTACGGAAACGTCGTCTTCGTCTCCGACGCAGTCTGCGGCCAGGCGGAGAACTACGCCACGCTCAAGGCCATGAAGGAGGCGGGTAACTACACCATCTCGATTCAGACCTTCGAGGACAAAGCCCACTCCTACCCGGAGAAGTTCCTGGCGAAGCCCGTCGCGGACGAGCACTACCTCACCACGGAGGACGGCTCGCGCGGAATCAAGGGGCACTACCTCGACGTTCTGAAGGAGCTCATCGAGAAGGATAAGGTGGACATAGTCTTTGGCGGTGGAAAGCTGGGGTCGCTCAAGAAGCTGGCTGAGCTTACGAAGGAGTACGGAATCCCAACAATCGTCACGGTAAGGCAGATAATGGTGGACGGAACCGGTATGTGCGGTTCCTGCAGGATACTCTACGACGGCGAGATAAAGTTCGCCTGCCGGGATGGCCCGATGTTCGACGCCCACAAGGTGGACTGGGACGACGTCATAAGGCGCGACTCCCGCTTCGTTCGCGAGCAGGAGATTGCAAAGAAGCACTACCTCGAATCCAAGGGGGTGGTCTGA
- a CDS encoding 4-phosphopantoate--beta-alanine ligase: MVEIPKSHPRYWSLYYREKIIEGMEKGMTAKAGLIAHGRGEAFDYLIGEKTIEPAERAMRAAVAKLLLAKHTVVSVNGNVAALVPEETVELARALNAKLEINLFYRTEERVRAIAEELRKHGAEEILGINPTKRIPGLEHERGKVDENGIWKADVVLVPLEDGDRTEALVRMGKFVITVDLNPLSRSARMADITIVDNVVRAYPRMTELAREMKDYSREELLGILEEYDNGKTLSDVLLHMRDRLTRLAGEGIWRRKELE; this comes from the coding sequence ATGGTCGAAATACCCAAGAGCCACCCGCGCTACTGGAGCCTGTACTACCGGGAGAAGATCATCGAGGGCATGGAGAAGGGGATGACCGCGAAGGCCGGACTGATAGCCCACGGCCGCGGTGAGGCCTTTGACTACCTCATCGGGGAGAAGACGATAGAACCCGCCGAGAGGGCCATGCGCGCCGCCGTCGCGAAGCTTCTCCTGGCGAAGCACACCGTCGTTTCCGTAAACGGCAACGTCGCGGCCCTTGTTCCAGAGGAGACGGTGGAGCTGGCAAGAGCCCTAAACGCCAAGCTAGAGATAAACCTCTTCTACCGAACCGAGGAGCGCGTTAGAGCCATAGCGGAGGAGCTCAGAAAGCACGGGGCGGAGGAGATACTCGGGATAAACCCGACCAAAAGAATCCCCGGCCTTGAGCACGAGAGGGGGAAGGTTGACGAAAACGGCATCTGGAAGGCTGACGTTGTTCTCGTCCCGCTTGAGGACGGTGACAGGACGGAGGCCCTCGTGAGAATGGGCAAGTTCGTGATAACGGTGGATCTAAACCCCCTCTCGCGGAGCGCCAGAATGGCGGACATAACGATAGTAGACAACGTAGTTAGGGCGTACCCCAGAATGACCGAGCTGGCGAGGGAGATGAAGGATTACAGTCGGGAGGAGCTTCTCGGCATACTTGAGGAGTATGACAACGGCAAGACCCTGAGCGACGTTCTCCTTCACATGAGGGACCGGCTAACCCGACTTGCAGGCGAGGGAATCTGGAGAAGGAAGGAGCTCGAGTGA
- a CDS encoding helix-turn-helix domain-containing protein, which yields MLEKEKEALAKRIAGEITLSSDPGKTMRKWREIFGISQTELAEYLGVSSSVISDYEGGRRKSPGASTIRKFVEALLEIDEKRGGNVIRAFSKTIGSELPTSAILDIREFALPITIKDLVNAIKGEVVANIHLLDRRIYGYTVVDSIRAILEMSSEEFLKLYGWTTERALIFTKVTTGRSPMIAVRVQGLKPAVVVLHGVKKLDELAVKLAERERVPLVVSNVASETELITGLRRLVEKTEKEL from the coding sequence ATGCTTGAAAAGGAAAAAGAAGCTCTGGCAAAGAGGATAGCGGGGGAAATAACCCTTTCCTCAGACCCCGGCAAGACAATGCGCAAATGGCGCGAGATATTCGGAATCAGCCAGACAGAGCTGGCCGAATACCTCGGCGTCTCTTCTTCGGTCATAAGCGACTACGAAGGCGGAAGGAGAAAGAGTCCTGGAGCATCTACCATTAGGAAGTTCGTTGAAGCGCTCCTTGAGATAGACGAAAAGCGCGGGGGAAACGTCATTAGGGCCTTCAGCAAGACCATCGGTAGTGAGCTACCAACGAGCGCTATACTTGACATCAGGGAGTTTGCGCTCCCGATAACCATAAAGGACCTCGTGAATGCTATCAAGGGGGAAGTAGTCGCCAACATACACCTTCTCGACAGGCGCATCTACGGCTACACCGTCGTTGATAGCATAAGGGCGATCCTCGAGATGAGCAGTGAAGAGTTCCTCAAGCTCTACGGCTGGACGACGGAGCGGGCGCTGATATTCACCAAGGTCACTACTGGGAGAAGCCCAATGATAGCGGTCCGCGTCCAGGGCCTCAAGCCGGCGGTGGTTGTTCTCCACGGCGTAAAGAAGCTCGACGAGCTCGCGGTCAAGCTGGCCGAGCGTGAAAGGGTCCCGCTGGTGGTTTCCAACGTTGCGAGCGAGACCGAGCTCATAACCGGCCTCAGGAGGCTGGTGGAAAAGACTGAAAAGGAGCTGTGA